A window of the Bacteroidota bacterium genome harbors these coding sequences:
- a CDS encoding 2-phosphosulfolactate phosphatase yields MQVTAYFSPNHLDELELRDKIVVVIDVLRASTTITYAMRAGAREIIPVASVEAAMKIVGNLHSTMMSDRPATILCGERGGKRIEGFKLGNSPLEYTEEAVRGKALILTTTNGAVALTKAKHARQCFVSSFVNMTASVDAIASIPGIEAEQLVILTSGREEEFSLEDATCAGMLITRLMTRLGSLQLSDSARAALSVYHQYGSDIYRTLLESDHGRTLSELGFEADILAASQIDSMPLVPVLEQNAIKKKLIFSESLRAELEGRGILSTDGKAARAVRVA; encoded by the coding sequence GTGCAAGTCACTGCTTATTTTAGCCCGAATCATCTCGACGAACTCGAGTTGCGCGACAAGATCGTCGTTGTGATCGACGTATTGCGTGCCTCGACGACGATCACCTACGCGATGCGCGCCGGCGCCCGAGAAATTATCCCTGTGGCATCGGTCGAAGCGGCGATGAAGATCGTCGGCAATCTCCATTCGACCATGATGAGCGACCGCCCGGCAACAATTCTCTGCGGTGAACGCGGCGGCAAGCGGATCGAAGGATTCAAGCTCGGAAATTCTCCTTTGGAATACACCGAAGAGGCCGTTCGAGGAAAGGCGCTCATTCTGACGACGACCAATGGTGCGGTCGCCCTTACTAAAGCGAAACATGCGCGGCAATGCTTCGTCTCAAGTTTTGTGAACATGACTGCATCCGTCGATGCGATTGCTTCGATTCCTGGAATCGAAGCCGAGCAACTGGTGATCCTTACCAGTGGACGTGAAGAGGAATTCTCCCTTGAAGATGCGACCTGTGCAGGAATGTTGATCACACGGCTCATGACCCGTCTTGGGTCTCTACAGCTTTCGGACTCGGCACGCGCGGCACTTTCCGTGTATCACCAATATGGCTCGGACATTTATCGGACCTTGCTCGAATCCGACCATGGCCGCACACTATCCGAACTTGGTTTCGAGGCGGATATTCTCGCCGCCAGCCAGATCGACTCGATGCCGCTGGTACCAGTGCTCGAGCAAAACGCCATTAAGAAGAAACTGATCTTTTCGGAATCACTACGGGCCGAACTCGAAGGCCGAGGTATTCTCAGCACGGACGGGAAGGCTGCACGCGCCGTTCGTGTTGCCTGA
- a CDS encoding right-handed parallel beta-helix repeat-containing protein, translated as MKQRFFLIAVLLCLAYPAIAKTWRVGPGRQYTAPSKVMSLVSNGDTVEIDPGLYVKDVGAWNADSLVLRCSTGYAHLDAQGTAAQRKAIWVINGKHNYVEGIEFSGCAISFADGDNGAGIRLQSNSFGCRRCYFHDNQEGILTGNDTTTEITVEACEFDHNGVEGTSLAGFEHNIYIGHSRIATVKYCYFHRSIVGHELKTRANVNYILYNHIVDGPDGDGSYSIDIPNGGLAFVIGNSIEKGPNASNSTIFCYGEEGIINPDSELYFVNNTVVTDRNPTRLDTIKPGAKAILINNIFAGNMHPLNPTADTVSNVITSDVSFFHFRNAAAYDYQPTAAFPGMTSTTDPGSAHGFSLRPISSYVDPLDSMSRNDQPLQIGAFPFQAPQAVERSAIILPASVYPNPLQQSGMIAVPATFAGDHVSLELLDATGALARRDVLPVVAGTMHFERGSLMAGVYYYRIIAEGGDQLCCGSIVITP; from the coding sequence ATGAAACAACGCTTTTTCTTGATTGCGGTTCTCCTGTGCTTGGCATATCCGGCGATTGCGAAGACCTGGCGGGTCGGCCCAGGCCGCCAATACACCGCTCCGAGTAAGGTGATGTCCCTCGTCTCGAATGGCGATACGGTCGAAATCGACCCCGGACTCTACGTAAAGGACGTAGGCGCCTGGAATGCCGATTCGCTCGTCCTTCGCTGCTCGACTGGTTATGCACATCTGGACGCTCAGGGTACCGCCGCGCAACGCAAAGCTATTTGGGTTATCAACGGAAAGCACAATTACGTCGAGGGCATCGAATTCTCAGGTTGTGCGATTTCTTTTGCAGATGGTGATAATGGCGCTGGGATTCGCCTGCAATCCAACAGCTTCGGATGCCGCCGATGCTACTTCCATGACAATCAGGAGGGCATCCTGACGGGCAATGACACGACAACCGAGATTACGGTCGAGGCCTGCGAGTTCGATCATAATGGTGTCGAAGGTACGTCTCTCGCAGGTTTCGAGCATAACATTTATATCGGTCACAGCCGCATTGCGACGGTCAAGTACTGCTACTTCCATCGCTCGATCGTGGGTCACGAACTCAAGACCCGAGCGAACGTCAACTATATTCTCTACAATCATATCGTCGATGGTCCCGATGGCGATGGCAGCTATTCAATCGATATCCCGAATGGCGGGCTCGCCTTCGTAATCGGCAATTCGATTGAGAAAGGGCCGAACGCATCGAACTCCACGATCTTTTGCTATGGCGAGGAAGGTATCATCAATCCCGACTCCGAGCTGTACTTTGTCAATAATACTGTCGTCACCGATCGTAACCCGACGAGGCTCGACACCATCAAGCCCGGTGCGAAGGCGATCTTGATAAATAATATCTTCGCCGGCAATATGCACCCATTGAATCCAACGGCTGATACCGTTTCGAATGTCATCACCTCGGACGTGTCATTTTTTCACTTCCGAAATGCCGCTGCCTACGACTACCAACCAACTGCCGCGTTTCCCGGAATGACCTCGACGACGGATCCCGGTAGCGCGCATGGCTTCTCTCTTCGCCCGATCAGCAGCTACGTCGATCCGCTCGATAGCATGTCGCGTAACGATCAGCCGCTCCAGATCGGCGCATTTCCATTTCAGGCGCCACAGGCCGTCGAACGCAGCGCAATCATTCTTCCAGCTTCCGTCTATCCAAATCCGCTTCAGCAGTCAGGCATGATCGCGGTGCCCGCAACATTCGCGGGCGATCACGTCTCGCTGGAGCTGCTCGATGCCACCGGCGCGCTGGCACGCCGTGATGTGCTCCCGGTCGTAGCAGGTACCATGCATTTCGAGCGCGGTTCGCTCATGGCTGGCGTCTATTATTATCGTATCATCGCGGAAGGTGGAGACCAACTTTGTTGCGGCTCGATTGTCATTACGCCGTAA
- a CDS encoding DUF2279 domain-containing protein, whose amino-acid sequence MRKLLAIFVVLSFSTARAQEKDSATVLSVAAVSLLPAAGMTAIIVLNQNAFWRYATAVPFHISNDPPYAMHIDKFSHLYVSAIGSDGMRASYQLAGLSEGTSAWLGAGLSLACSFAIEMEDARHGDDPQYGFSPGDLAGDIIGSALPVLRHYYPVLERIETKISIWPSRAYKENQYKTIADDYESQYYWLSADLHDWTPLPKWLNLALGFGCENLRLAKYAVPSPYGSPYTDLYLSPDINLKGLPIDGPVWKTIASILSYVRIPMPALQFYPRLKVWAFR is encoded by the coding sequence GTGCGTAAGTTACTCGCCATTTTCGTCGTCCTATCGTTCTCCACGGCTCGCGCGCAGGAGAAAGATTCTGCCACCGTGCTTTCGGTCGCCGCTGTCTCGCTCCTGCCGGCTGCGGGCATGACCGCCATCATCGTGCTGAACCAGAACGCCTTCTGGCGATACGCAACCGCAGTGCCGTTCCACATTTCGAACGATCCGCCCTACGCGATGCACATCGACAAATTCTCGCATCTCTACGTCTCGGCAATCGGCTCGGACGGCATGCGCGCTTCGTACCAACTGGCCGGACTCTCCGAAGGCACTTCCGCGTGGCTTGGAGCGGGCCTCAGCCTCGCGTGTAGTTTCGCAATCGAGATGGAAGACGCGCGGCACGGCGATGACCCGCAATATGGTTTCTCACCCGGCGATCTCGCCGGAGACATCATCGGCTCTGCTTTGCCGGTGCTGCGCCACTACTATCCGGTGCTGGAGCGGATTGAGACCAAGATAAGCATCTGGCCATCGCGCGCATACAAAGAGAACCAGTATAAGACCATCGCCGATGACTACGAGAGCCAATACTACTGGCTCTCCGCCGATCTCCACGACTGGACCCCGCTGCCCAAATGGCTGAACCTCGCGCTCGGCTTCGGCTGTGAAAACCTCCGCCTGGCCAAGTACGCGGTGCCCTCTCCGTATGGCTCGCCATACACCGATCTCTATCTCTCGCCGGACATCAACCTCAAAGGTCTGCCGATTGATGGTCCGGTTTGGAAGACCATCGCCAGCATCCTGAGCTATGTCCGGATTCCGATGCCAGCGCTCCAGTTCTATCCCCGCCTGAAGGTGTGGGCGTTTCGTTAG
- a CDS encoding DUF2442 domain-containing protein, whose protein sequence is MEYVIAVRYISGYTLELTFSNGVTGTVDLSNELSGRHFEPLRDINEFRKVRVEPDLSTIVWPNGADIAPDYLYELMLRSHQQPVAA, encoded by the coding sequence ATGGAATACGTCATCGCTGTTCGTTACATATCAGGATACACGCTCGAACTCACGTTCAGTAACGGTGTGACCGGGACCGTTGATCTTTCGAATGAACTATCCGGACGACACTTCGAGCCATTGCGCGACATCAACGAATTCCGCAAAGTCCGAGTAGAGCCAGATCTCAGCACGATCGTCTGGCCAAACGGCGCCGACATCGCACCCGATTATCTTTACGAACTGATGCTTCGCTCGCATCAGCAACCGGTGGCCGCGTAG
- a CDS encoding DUF4160 domain-containing protein, giving the protein MPEISRFLGIVITMYEKDHGPPHFHARYAEYFGKYSIQDLRLLAGNLPRRIHSAVLEWASDHREELMDNWNALLNDQPIKKIEPLI; this is encoded by the coding sequence ATCCCAGAAATCAGCAGATTCTTGGGAATCGTAATCACAATGTACGAGAAAGACCACGGGCCGCCGCATTTCCATGCGAGATATGCGGAGTACTTCGGTAAGTACTCGATTCAAGACCTCCGACTTCTGGCCGGCAACCTTCCTCGCCGCATTCACTCCGCTGTTCTCGAATGGGCCTCCGATCACCGGGAGGAACTTATGGACAACTGGAATGCGCTACTGAATGACCAGCCAATCAAGAAAATCGAACCATTGATCTAA
- a CDS encoding rhodanese-like domain-containing protein, protein MQIPFEITVHELKEWRDQGREFTLIDVREPSEYNIANIGGKLIPLNSLPQHLAEFDPEAEIVVHCKLGGRSGMAVEFMRRNGFPKTRNLRGGIIAWSKEIDKSVVQY, encoded by the coding sequence ATGCAAATCCCGTTTGAAATCACCGTTCATGAGTTAAAGGAGTGGCGCGATCAGGGCCGCGAGTTCACGCTGATCGATGTGCGCGAGCCATCCGAATATAATATCGCGAACATTGGCGGCAAGCTCATTCCGCTGAACTCACTGCCACAGCATTTGGCCGAATTCGATCCGGAGGCCGAGATCGTTGTACACTGCAAGCTGGGCGGACGGAGCGGTATGGCCGTTGAGTTCATGCGCCGCAACGGATTCCCGAAGACCCGCAATCTTCGCGGCGGCATCATCGCCTGGAGTAAAGAGATCGATAAGAGCGTGGTGCAATACTGA
- a CDS encoding NADH-quinone oxidoreductase subunit N, producing MPPPRLPESLSAIATTVQWYVQYSVIHFLPEVILTGGFLLVILLNALARNDIGQKATVYLSILVLVLAGFASALQWHGVDPGHPREWKSGAIIFPYTQTLFAPNVRNGEPVSGYGMAVADNFAVFFKLLIAVTGILVLCMSLASRELMARSRRLGDYSSLLLGMMVGLFLMPASTDLLMMYLSLELVSIAGYILAGFSKDTPHASEAALKYILFGALSSGLMLYGFSLFYGLTGTTQIIAIRQVLALSPATHTGSNLLILWLATALVLVGMCYKISAVPFHFWTPDVYEGAPAPVAALLSVASKAAGFGLLARFVIFTFPLGAEQNLPVINWPLLIAALSVITMTVGNLAALLQSNVRRLLAYSSIAHAGYILAALAVSGASIPARLFFSPPGVVAIMIYLATYLFMQLGAFYVIMLIENKIGSEEIDDYRGLGARSPIVASAFVIFLVSLTGIPLTAGFIGKFYLFTAILTPNPVTHGMPWLWLAIAAILNSIVSLYYYLRIASAMFLKRPLQELALQGVTDSGKWVVDNPDARYPLSTLRYPLLQRILLFAFVIPVIALGVYFQPLIDFASGVVRFFNF from the coding sequence ATGCCTCCACCAAGATTGCCCGAGTCGCTCTCTGCAATTGCCACGACGGTCCAGTGGTATGTGCAATACAGCGTTATTCATTTTTTGCCGGAAGTAATATTGACCGGCGGCTTCCTGTTGGTCATCTTGCTCAACGCGCTTGCACGGAATGACATCGGCCAGAAAGCGACCGTGTATCTCAGCATTCTCGTGCTTGTGCTTGCGGGGTTCGCCTCCGCGCTTCAGTGGCATGGCGTCGATCCGGGCCACCCGCGTGAGTGGAAATCGGGCGCAATAATCTTCCCCTACACGCAAACACTGTTCGCGCCGAATGTACGCAATGGAGAACCGGTGAGTGGATATGGCATGGCTGTCGCCGATAACTTTGCGGTATTCTTCAAGCTGCTCATCGCGGTGACAGGCATTCTGGTGCTCTGTATGTCGCTGGCATCCCGCGAACTCATGGCGCGTTCGCGAAGGCTTGGCGATTACTCCTCGCTCTTGCTCGGTATGATGGTTGGTCTCTTCCTCATGCCGGCCTCGACCGATCTGCTCATGATGTATCTTTCGCTCGAACTGGTTTCAATCGCAGGATATATCCTGGCCGGATTTTCAAAGGACACACCGCACGCATCAGAGGCGGCGCTCAAGTATATTCTCTTCGGCGCGCTTTCGAGCGGACTCATGCTCTATGGCTTCTCGCTATTCTATGGACTGACTGGCACGACACAGATCATCGCGATTCGCCAGGTGCTGGCACTCTCGCCTGCTACTCACACAGGATCGAACCTTCTGATTCTGTGGCTTGCAACCGCACTCGTGCTCGTCGGCATGTGCTATAAGATTAGTGCGGTGCCATTCCACTTCTGGACGCCGGATGTCTATGAAGGCGCACCAGCGCCGGTTGCAGCCTTGCTTTCGGTGGCGTCGAAAGCGGCAGGCTTTGGGCTGCTCGCCCGGTTCGTTATCTTTACATTCCCGCTCGGTGCAGAGCAAAACCTGCCGGTGATCAACTGGCCGCTACTGATTGCAGCGCTAAGCGTCATCACTATGACGGTCGGTAACCTGGCCGCCCTCCTGCAATCGAACGTGCGGCGATTGCTGGCATACAGTTCGATTGCCCATGCCGGATATATTCTGGCTGCACTTGCAGTCAGCGGTGCCTCCATTCCGGCAAGACTCTTCTTCTCTCCGCCCGGAGTGGTCGCGATCATGATCTATCTCGCAACATATCTCTTCATGCAGTTGGGCGCGTTTTATGTTATCATGTTGATCGAGAATAAGATCGGCTCGGAGGAGATCGATGACTACCGCGGACTCGGCGCGCGCTCGCCAATCGTGGCCTCCGCGTTCGTAATCTTTCTGGTCTCGCTCACCGGCATTCCACTGACGGCAGGATTTATAGGCAAGTTCTACCTCTTCACCGCGATTCTGACACCGAATCCGGTAACGCACGGCATGCCCTGGCTCTGGCTCGCAATCGCGGCGATCCTGAATTCGATCGTATCACTTTACTATTACTTGCGAATTGCCAGCGCGATGTTCCTGAAGCGACCCCTGCAGGAACTGGCACTCCAGGGCGTAACGGATAGTGGAAAGTGGGTAGTGGATAATCCGGATGCCCGCTATCCTCTCTCCACTCTCCGCTATCCACTGTTGCAGCGCATTTTGTTGTTTGCATTCGTGATTCCGGTGATTGCATTGGGCGTCTATTTCCAGCCGCTTATCGACTTTGCGAGCGGGGTCGTACGATTCTTCAATTTCTAG
- a CDS encoding NADH-quinone oxidoreductase subunit M has product MSEFPLLGAITFLPLVGMIALAFVPRERIMALRSVAVAVTLAQVAIAVVICLNYNTALAGVNDVHSFQFVERLPWIRLAGLGVFGNVSIDYFMGIDGLSVGLVLLTAIITTIGALASFSIDRNVKGYFLMFLLLDVGMMGTFCALDFFLFYIFWEVMLLPMYFLIGIWGGARREYAAIKFFIYTLLGSVVMLLVMIGLYFSTEVMLYMPGTHSLVMSPVTHKPELYHSFNMLQMMNPAAILKGSIFSGIGTTWRYVGFIGLLFAFAIKIPMVPFHTWLPDAHVEAPTAISVLLAGVLLKMGGYGIIRLCLGIFPDIAIALSWYLAMFGFINIVYGAFCAMAQSDFKKLIAYSSISHMGYVLLGIAALNTQGLLGASLQMVNHGIVTAMLFVLVGVLYDRTHTRGILEFGGLANKMPKYFAFVVIAFFAALGLPALNMFVSEAFVLIGSFQTWQTWTILSTFGIILTASYFLWTLQRMFFGTLPEKWNGLTDVTPRELATLIPLVVIIVALGVYPGPLVDLMTASVNQLVLVVHAHVPPSAVVGSAALLN; this is encoded by the coding sequence ATTTCAGAGTTTCCGTTACTTGGCGCGATAACCTTCCTGCCGCTGGTGGGAATGATCGCGCTCGCCTTCGTGCCACGCGAGCGCATCATGGCGCTTCGCAGCGTTGCCGTTGCCGTGACACTGGCCCAAGTCGCAATTGCAGTTGTGATTTGCCTTAACTACAATACCGCTCTGGCCGGAGTCAACGATGTCCATAGCTTTCAGTTTGTCGAGCGTCTTCCGTGGATTCGACTTGCCGGCCTCGGTGTCTTCGGCAACGTTTCGATCGATTACTTCATGGGGATCGATGGACTCTCGGTTGGACTGGTCCTGCTGACAGCGATCATTACAACGATCGGAGCGCTTGCAAGCTTCTCCATCGACCGCAACGTCAAAGGGTATTTTCTCATGTTCCTCTTGCTCGATGTGGGCATGATGGGGACGTTTTGCGCGCTGGATTTCTTCCTGTTCTATATCTTTTGGGAGGTCATGCTGCTCCCGATGTATTTTCTCATTGGTATCTGGGGAGGCGCACGCCGGGAGTATGCAGCGATCAAGTTCTTCATATACACGCTGCTCGGCTCGGTCGTGATGTTGCTCGTGATGATCGGGCTATACTTCTCGACGGAAGTGATGCTCTACATGCCCGGCACGCATAGTCTGGTGATGAGTCCGGTCACGCACAAGCCGGAGTTGTATCACTCCTTCAACATGCTGCAAATGATGAACCCCGCCGCGATCCTGAAGGGCAGCATTTTCTCGGGCATTGGCACGACCTGGCGCTATGTCGGATTCATCGGATTGCTTTTCGCTTTCGCCATCAAGATTCCGATGGTGCCGTTTCATACCTGGCTGCCGGATGCGCACGTCGAGGCGCCGACCGCAATCTCGGTTCTGCTGGCCGGTGTACTGCTCAAGATGGGTGGCTACGGAATTATCCGGCTCTGTCTCGGCATCTTCCCCGACATTGCAATTGCGCTCAGTTGGTATCTCGCCATGTTTGGCTTTATCAATATCGTCTATGGCGCGTTCTGTGCAATGGCGCAGAGTGATTTCAAAAAACTGATCGCCTATAGTTCGATCAGCCACATGGGATACGTGCTGCTCGGCATTGCGGCGTTGAACACGCAGGGGTTGCTCGGCGCATCGCTCCAGATGGTCAATCATGGTATTGTAACCGCGATGCTCTTCGTGCTCGTCGGCGTGCTGTACGACCGCACGCATACGCGCGGCATTCTCGAGTTCGGCGGACTTGCCAACAAAATGCCGAAGTACTTCGCGTTCGTGGTCATTGCATTTTTTGCGGCGCTCGGGTTGCCCGCGTTGAATATGTTTGTCAGCGAGGCGTTCGTCCTGATCGGATCCTTCCAAACCTGGCAGACCTGGACCATTCTTTCGACGTTCGGCATCATCTTGACCGCCTCTTATTTTCTGTGGACACTTCAGCGGATGTTCTTCGGGACGCTGCCGGAGAAATGGAACGGCCTGACAGATGTAACACCGCGCGAACTGGCAACGCTGATTCCGCTCGTCGTGATTATCGTTGCCCTCGGTGTCTATCCGGGGCCGCTCGTCGATCTTATGACTGCCAGTGTGAATCAACTCGTTCTGGTTGTCCACGCCCACGTACCTCCAAGCGCTGTGGTTGGCAGCGCGGCATTGCTGAACTAG
- a CDS encoding S8 family serine peptidase, translating into MKQSILAVLVLSIASIAAVGRDRHPSSAAPVVTTPYAPGIIYIKLRPGSKALEGYTHVGIVPQSTGVASAFTHILDQLHATATLPFDAEAPNDAITHNLGIDRMYVVYYTNRAIDPRAALTMLESTGQVECGSVRYLFPLSKTPNDQYISQQYALNKMHLFSAWDITTGDNTVLIADVDDGFNMLHEDLMNAIKLGYDVVGKVNASAGEPFQPDNDPSPDDPAATHGSHTSGCIAASGNNSVGIAGAAYGCRLIAIKCAGTDAQNISGGYEGIHYASTHGARVINCSWGGPVSGTDVAFGNTVLQEATARNALVVAAAGNNGTSNDKTAFYPSNGPGVLSVGATDQSDGPAYYSDFGHSVSVFAPGSGILSCTYPGSNVYNAEDGTSFASPLTAGVAGLVVSLHPSWPPQFIARQIIQTCLNNVQPADQYDFWGCVDADSALRAIPAPGLLVTGYSIDGVASDSLRTVGAPHALSVTFKNVTAAGSGITAKLISGTGYSGSGTVATLGSVGLNVTAQGNFQITRNGIFSEGNLPIRFFLTDGGDYHDTMTMYIPLTRVPGFRVEQVAPAGSSLKRTSHTAAWASFGNESTTGGVAIADYARETAGAWSDTAAVWDRSQAPYDVEAFDSTTAWFGTGPQGGGPASVLWTTDGGKTFGQSDVSSFTAFVNTIHFFAPKNGVPMDGILIGDPASTTSINSWGIGISSDGGKTWDLSPTAPDNMKSGEASWNNATAWVGDYGWFGSNSSRIWHTSDRGKTWTPASTNYPNSLSLAMDDDTLHGFACFRKVTSASGTSGVNGMQKTTNGGITWTSMPMPVAKMIPGAVAFVPNSNMGIVTSDSGVFRTTDFGATWSPIGFPIGYDAASAEVLSVYRGQGKLTLSMISSGTGVATYSESMAEQLPPASVEPNSQPLAFSIAPNPCEQNAEITFDLPERQQVRLVVLDALGREVAVLLNGIETGPGAQTVNFHSTPLADGVYYVMLTTDRGIKLTRAISVIR; encoded by the coding sequence ATGAAGCAGAGTATCCTCGCCGTTCTTGTTCTTTCTATCGCATCCATTGCTGCGGTTGGACGTGACCGACACCCCTCGAGCGCAGCACCTGTGGTTACAACGCCGTATGCGCCTGGCATAATCTATATCAAGCTGCGGCCGGGCTCGAAAGCTTTGGAGGGATATACCCACGTTGGAATCGTGCCGCAATCAACCGGTGTGGCGAGCGCCTTCACGCACATACTCGATCAGCTTCATGCGACGGCCACGCTTCCGTTCGATGCCGAGGCGCCGAACGATGCAATCACCCACAATCTCGGAATCGACCGAATGTATGTTGTCTATTATACAAACCGAGCGATCGACCCAAGAGCAGCGCTGACCATGCTCGAAAGCACTGGCCAGGTCGAGTGTGGTTCGGTGCGATACTTATTCCCGCTATCGAAGACACCGAACGACCAATATATCTCGCAGCAATATGCATTGAACAAGATGCACTTGTTCAGCGCGTGGGACATAACAACGGGCGATAACACGGTGCTCATCGCGGATGTGGATGATGGATTCAATATGCTGCACGAAGATCTGATGAACGCCATCAAGCTTGGTTACGATGTGGTTGGAAAGGTCAATGCCTCCGCTGGTGAGCCGTTCCAGCCGGATAACGACCCGAGTCCGGATGATCCAGCTGCGACGCATGGTTCGCATACTTCCGGATGTATCGCAGCGTCAGGCAATAATTCTGTCGGAATCGCCGGAGCTGCGTACGGTTGCCGTTTGATAGCCATCAAGTGTGCTGGTACTGACGCGCAAAACATTTCTGGTGGCTATGAGGGCATTCACTACGCGTCCACGCACGGAGCGCGGGTGATCAATTGCTCCTGGGGCGGTCCTGTCTCAGGAACGGACGTCGCTTTTGGCAACACGGTACTTCAAGAAGCAACAGCGCGGAATGCCCTCGTCGTAGCCGCGGCCGGGAACAATGGGACGAGCAATGATAAAACGGCTTTCTATCCTTCGAATGGTCCCGGCGTACTTTCGGTCGGAGCGACGGATCAGTCCGACGGGCCGGCATATTATTCAGACTTCGGTCATAGCGTCAGCGTCTTCGCGCCTGGGTCCGGTATTCTTAGTTGCACCTATCCTGGCAGCAATGTTTATAATGCAGAGGATGGGACCAGCTTTGCGTCACCACTGACGGCGGGTGTTGCTGGACTTGTAGTTTCGCTCCACCCAAGCTGGCCACCGCAATTCATCGCAAGACAGATTATTCAGACCTGCTTGAACAATGTGCAGCCAGCAGATCAGTATGATTTCTGGGGCTGTGTCGATGCCGATAGCGCGCTCAGAGCGATACCCGCTCCGGGCCTTCTCGTGACCGGTTACTCCATCGATGGCGTTGCAAGTGATTCGCTGCGTACCGTTGGCGCTCCCCATGCGCTGAGTGTCACGTTCAAGAATGTAACGGCTGCCGGAAGTGGCATCACGGCTAAACTCATCAGCGGCACTGGCTATTCTGGATCAGGAACAGTGGCCACCCTTGGCAGCGTGGGACTGAATGTCACGGCCCAGGGGAATTTTCAAATCACACGCAACGGTATTTTTAGCGAAGGCAATCTGCCCATCCGATTCTTTTTGACAGACGGTGGCGACTATCACGATACGATGACGATGTACATCCCGCTGACGCGGGTGCCTGGCTTCCGGGTTGAGCAGGTCGCACCGGCTGGTTCGAGCCTCAAACGAACGTCGCATACCGCCGCCTGGGCGTCGTTCGGAAATGAATCGACAACGGGCGGTGTGGCCATCGCCGACTATGCCCGCGAGACCGCCGGAGCGTGGAGTGACACAGCGGCGGTCTGGGACCGCTCGCAAGCTCCGTATGACGTTGAAGCTTTTGACTCCACGACTGCGTGGTTCGGTACCGGACCGCAAGGCGGCGGGCCAGCGTCCGTCTTATGGACGACCGATGGCGGCAAGACGTTTGGGCAGTCCGACGTCTCCTCCTTCACGGCTTTTGTCAATACCATCCACTTCTTTGCCCCGAAGAATGGAGTACCAATGGACGGTATTTTGATCGGAGACCCAGCTTCGACTACGTCCATTAATTCGTGGGGTATCGGGATTTCCTCCGACGGCGGCAAGACCTGGGATCTGAGTCCGACTGCACCGGATAATATGAAATCCGGAGAAGCCAGTTGGAATAATGCGACGGCATGGGTCGGCGATTATGGCTGGTTCGGCTCGAACAGCTCGCGCATCTGGCACACGAGCGATCGAGGGAAAACGTGGACTCCGGCCTCGACCAATTATCCAAACTCGTTATCGCTTGCGATGGACGATGATACGCTCCATGGCTTCGCGTGCTTTAGGAAGGTGACGTCCGCAAGCGGGACCAGCGGAGTCAATGGGATGCAGAAGACGACCAACGGAGGGATAACGTGGACTTCGATGCCCATGCCAGTCGCTAAAATGATCCCGGGGGCTGTTGCCTTCGTGCCAAATAGCAACATGGGTATTGTTACCAGCGACTCTGGAGTCTTTCGGACGACGGATTTTGGCGCAACCTGGTCTCCGATCGGATTCCCGATTGGGTACGATGCCGCCAGCGCAGAAGTGCTAAGCGTCTATCGCGGGCAAGGAAAGTTGACACTCAGCATGATTTCCTCGGGTACCGGCGTCGCAACATATTCGGAATCGATGGCTGAACAACTGCCACCGGCGTCCGTTGAGCCGAACTCACAACCGTTGGCATTTTCGATCGCACCAAACCCATGCGAGCAAAACGCGGAAATCACATTCGATCTGCCGGAGCGCCAGCAGGTTCGGCTTGTGGTACTCGATGCACTTGGCAGAGAAGTGGCTGTTCTTTTGAACGGCATTGAAACCGGACCAGGAGCGCAGACGGTGAATTTCCACTCCACTCCGCTGGCTGATGGCGTGTATTATGTTATGCTCACCACGGATCGCGGCATCAAACTCACGCGTGCGATCAGCGTCATTCGGTAA